A genomic window from Sanguibacter antarcticus includes:
- the sufD gene encoding Fe-S cluster assembly protein SufD — protein sequence MTTSTTDHTPAAEVLSTDHTRAVSEGAHSHGAGGVPQGSRAERISSFDPDVIGVPNGREEEWRFSPVAKLAPLFELGLSTHGVRTTVVEAPEVKVEIVDRADTRLGRAGKPGDRSAVAAWSSVKEATIVTIPSQVVASSVTSIRVEGIDLAPAASHLLVHAEALSESVVVLDHVGSAHLTETVEVVVDDGAHLTLVSVQDWAPDAVHASSQRIRLGRDAKVKHIVVTLGGDVVRVTPDAEFAGEGGDVEMIGLYFADAGQHQEHRLFVDHAVPRCKSRVTYKGALQGAAAHTVWIGDVLIRAEAEGTDTYELNRNLVLSEGARADSVPNLEIETGLIEGAGHASATGRFDDEQLFYLQARGITEGEARRLVVRGFFAELIQAIGVSSIEERLLESIEAELAKSMSVIEAGSTDA from the coding sequence ATGACCACCAGCACCACAGATCACACCCCGGCCGCCGAGGTCCTCAGCACCGACCACACGCGCGCCGTCTCCGAGGGAGCACACTCGCACGGTGCCGGGGGAGTGCCCCAGGGCTCCCGCGCCGAGCGGATCTCGTCCTTCGACCCCGACGTCATCGGTGTGCCGAACGGCCGCGAGGAAGAGTGGCGCTTCTCTCCCGTCGCCAAGCTGGCGCCGCTCTTCGAGCTGGGCCTCAGCACGCACGGCGTCCGGACCACGGTCGTCGAGGCGCCTGAGGTGAAGGTCGAGATCGTCGACCGCGCCGACACGCGTCTCGGCCGGGCAGGCAAGCCCGGTGACCGCAGCGCGGTCGCGGCATGGAGCTCCGTCAAGGAAGCGACCATCGTCACGATCCCGTCACAGGTCGTCGCGTCGTCCGTGACGTCCATCCGTGTCGAGGGCATCGACCTCGCCCCGGCCGCGAGCCACCTGCTCGTCCACGCCGAGGCGCTGAGCGAGTCTGTCGTGGTCCTCGACCACGTCGGTTCTGCGCACCTCACGGAGACCGTCGAGGTGGTCGTCGACGACGGCGCGCACCTCACGCTCGTGAGCGTCCAGGACTGGGCGCCCGACGCGGTCCACGCGAGCTCTCAGCGCATCCGCCTCGGCCGCGACGCCAAGGTCAAGCACATCGTCGTCACGCTCGGTGGCGACGTCGTGCGGGTCACCCCTGACGCGGAGTTCGCCGGCGAGGGCGGCGACGTCGAGATGATCGGTCTCTACTTCGCCGACGCGGGCCAGCACCAGGAGCACCGCCTCTTCGTCGACCACGCCGTGCCGCGCTGCAAGTCCCGCGTCACGTACAAGGGCGCGCTCCAGGGCGCAGCCGCCCACACCGTCTGGATCGGCGACGTGCTCATCCGGGCCGAGGCCGAGGGCACAGACACGTACGAGCTCAACCGCAACCTCGTCCTCTCCGAGGGCGCGCGCGCCGACTCCGTCCCCAACCTCGAGATCGAGACCGGTCTCATCGAGGGTGCCGGCCACGCGAGCGCCACCGGACGCTTCGACGATGAGCAGCTCTTCTACCTCCAGGCTCGAGGCATCACCGAGGGCGAGGCACGACGGCTCGTCGTGCGCGGGTTCTTCGCCGAGCTCATCCAGGCGATCGGTGTCAGCTCCATCGAAGAACGGCTCCTCGAGTCGATCGAGGCCGAGCTCGCCAAGTCGATGAGCGTCATCGAGGCAGGATCCACGGACGCATGA
- a CDS encoding helix-turn-helix transcriptional regulator, with protein sequence MDEIVGAPVPAEPADHESTTRARLLQLIIAEGPVTTASLAATLHLSAAGIRRHIGCLEEADLVTVREVGRRTGARGRPARAYVATERAHAARNGEYTDIAAQALRFIEDAVGAQGVEEFANRRLAAFEERYAPQVTAPDVRGRVEQLAAALSADGFAASVRPVEGALTVQLCQGHCPVQHVAAQFPQLCDAESRVFSRLLGSHTQRLVTLANGGHVCTTNIPVHTPARPSSPG encoded by the coding sequence ATGGACGAGATCGTCGGCGCCCCCGTGCCCGCCGAGCCTGCTGACCACGAGTCCACCACCCGGGCCCGGCTGCTCCAGCTCATCATCGCCGAGGGACCGGTCACGACCGCGTCGCTCGCAGCCACTCTTCACCTGAGCGCCGCAGGGATCCGTCGGCATATCGGGTGTCTCGAGGAAGCGGACCTCGTGACTGTCCGCGAGGTCGGGCGGCGCACCGGAGCGCGTGGGCGTCCGGCTCGTGCCTACGTCGCGACAGAGCGCGCGCACGCGGCGCGCAACGGTGAGTACACCGACATCGCCGCCCAGGCGCTGCGCTTCATCGAAGACGCGGTCGGGGCGCAGGGCGTCGAAGAGTTCGCCAACCGGCGGCTCGCCGCGTTCGAGGAGCGGTATGCCCCTCAGGTCACTGCTCCCGACGTGCGGGGCCGGGTCGAGCAGCTCGCCGCAGCGCTCTCCGCGGACGGCTTCGCCGCCAGCGTCCGGCCCGTCGAAGGAGCCCTGACGGTCCAGCTGTGCCAGGGGCACTGCCCCGTCCAGCACGTCGCAGCGCAGTTTCCCCAGCTGTGCGACGCCGAGTCCAGGGTCTTCTCCCGTCTCCTCGGATCGCACACCCAACGCCTCGTGACCCTCGCCAACGGCGGCCACGTCTGCACCACCAACATCCCTGTCCACACGCCCGCCCGGCCGTCGTCGCCAGGATGA
- the sufB gene encoding Fe-S cluster assembly protein SufB, with translation MSAPTQDTANAPVVQSDDEIIASIGSYGYGWHDSDEAGRLARRGVDEEVVRNISALKNEPEWMLKLRLKSLRLFDKKPMPNWGSDLSGIDFDNIKYFVRSTEKQATTWDDLPDDIKETYDRLGIPEAEKQRLVSGVAAQYESEVVYHQIREDLEEQGVIFVDTDTGLREYPEIFEQYFGSVIPAGDNKFASLNTAVWSGGSFVYVPPGVHVDIPLQAYFRINTENMGQFERTLIIADEGSYVHYVEGCTAPIYQSDSLHSAVVEIIVKKNARVRYTTIQNWSNNVYNLVTKRATAAEGATMEWVDGNIGSKVTMKYPAIYLMGEHARGETLSIAFAGEGQHQDAGAKMVHAAPHTSSSIVSKSVARGGGRTSYRGLVQVLEGASHSASNVLCDALLVDQISRSDTYPYVDVREDDVSMGHEATVSRVSEDQLFYLMSRGMKETEAMAMIVRGFVEPIARELPMEYALELNRLIELQMEGSVG, from the coding sequence ATGAGCGCCCCCACGCAAGACACAGCAAATGCTCCAGTGGTACAGAGCGATGACGAGATCATCGCCTCGATCGGCTCGTACGGCTATGGCTGGCACGACAGCGACGAGGCAGGCCGTCTCGCCCGGCGCGGCGTGGACGAGGAGGTCGTCCGCAACATCTCCGCACTGAAGAACGAGCCTGAGTGGATGCTCAAGCTCCGCCTGAAGTCCCTGCGGCTGTTCGACAAGAAGCCGATGCCGAACTGGGGCAGCGACCTGTCCGGGATCGACTTCGACAACATCAAGTACTTCGTGCGCTCCACGGAGAAGCAGGCGACGACGTGGGACGACCTCCCCGACGACATCAAGGAGACCTACGACCGTCTCGGTATCCCCGAGGCCGAGAAGCAGCGTCTCGTCTCCGGTGTCGCGGCACAGTACGAGTCCGAGGTCGTCTACCACCAGATCCGTGAGGACCTGGAGGAGCAGGGCGTGATCTTCGTCGACACCGACACCGGCCTGCGCGAGTACCCGGAGATCTTCGAGCAGTACTTCGGCTCGGTCATCCCCGCCGGCGACAACAAGTTCGCCTCCCTGAACACCGCGGTGTGGTCTGGCGGATCGTTCGTCTACGTCCCTCCGGGCGTCCACGTCGACATCCCGCTCCAGGCGTACTTCCGCATCAACACCGAGAACATGGGCCAGTTCGAGCGGACGCTCATCATCGCCGACGAGGGCTCGTACGTGCACTACGTCGAGGGCTGCACCGCGCCGATCTACCAGAGCGACTCGCTGCACTCGGCCGTCGTCGAGATCATCGTCAAGAAGAATGCCCGCGTGCGGTACACGACGATCCAGAACTGGTCGAACAACGTGTACAACCTCGTCACGAAGCGCGCTACGGCCGCCGAGGGCGCGACGATGGAGTGGGTCGACGGCAACATCGGCTCGAAGGTCACCATGAAGTACCCGGCGATCTACCTCATGGGCGAGCACGCCCGTGGCGAGACGCTGTCGATCGCGTTCGCCGGCGAGGGCCAGCACCAGGACGCGGGCGCCAAGATGGTGCACGCTGCGCCGCACACGTCGTCGTCGATCGTCTCGAAGTCGGTCGCACGTGGCGGAGGCCGCACGTCGTACCGCGGTCTCGTCCAGGTGCTCGAGGGTGCGTCCCACTCAGCGTCCAACGTGCTCTGCGACGCGCTCCTCGTCGACCAGATCTCGCGCTCGGACACCTACCCGTACGTCGACGTCCGCGAGGACGACGTCTCCATGGGCCACGAGGCGACGGTCTCTCGCGTGAGCGAAGACCAGCTCTTCTACCTCATGTCCCGCGGGATGAAGGAGACCGAGGCCATGGCCATGATCGTGCGCGGGTTCGTCGAGCCCATCGCGCGCGAGCTGCCCATGGAGTACGCGCTCGAGCTCAACCGCCTCATTGAACTCCAGATGGAAGGGTCCGTCGGCTGA